Below is a window of Haloglycomyces albus DSM 45210 DNA.
CGTCGTGGGCCACATCAATATCGCGTTCCTGTTCGGCCTGGCACAGTTCATCTCCACCTTCGTTATCGCCTGGGCTTATTCGCGTTACTGCGCCAAGAACTTCGACCCCCAAAGCGCACACCTGCGTCGTCAGATCGTCAACGAGGAGTAGTCATGACCGAGCTTGCCCAAGAATCGACCGGACGCGGCCTGACGGTCGTCCTATTCCTACTTATGGTCTCGGCGACTCTGGTCATTACCGTATGGGCCGGACGCCAAACCAAGACCGCCACCGACTTCCACTCCGGCGGTCGCCAATTCAAACCGTGGCAGAACGGGATGGCCATCGGCTCGGATTACATGTCCGCCGCCTCCTTCCTCGGCATCGCCGGGACCATCGCGCTGTTCGGATACGACGGGTTCCTCTACTCCATCGGATTCCTGGTGGCTTGGCTGATCGCGTTGCTGGCCGTGGCCGAGCTGCTGCGCAATTCCGGTCGCTTCACCATGGCCGACGTCGTCTCCTACCGCATGCGGCAACGTCCCGTCCGCACCGCCGCAGCGGTCTCGACTCTCGGTGTCAGCGTGTTCTACCTACTCGCACAGATGGTGGGCGCGGGAGCTCTCATCGCGCTCCTATTGGGGTTGCGTGACGACCAGACCTTCCTGGGCATGGACGGCGACACCGCCGCCAATGTCGCCATCGTGGTCGTCGGACTGCTCATGGTGGTGTACGTGACGTTCGGAGGCATGAAGGGAACCACGTGGGTGCAGATCGTCAAGGCCGGTGTCTTGATGGGCGGCGCGATCCTGCTGGCCCTCCTGGTGATGGTCCACTACGGTTTCAACTTCAACAACCTGCTCGGGGACGCCTCAGCGGCCTCCGGACACGGTTCGGCGTTCCTGGAACCGGGACTGCGTTACGGAACCGAAGTCGCCGGTGACGCCGTCCAGACGATGTGGAACAAACTCGATCTGCTGTCACTCGGTCTGGCTCTGGTTCTCGGTACCGCAGGGCTGCCGCACATCCTCATCCGCTTCTACACCGTGCCGGACGCCAAGGCGGCACGTAAATCGGTGAACTGGGGTATCGGGATCATCGGTTCCTTCTACCTGATCACCTTGATCCTCGGTTTCGGAGCGGCCGCCATCGTGGGAAGCGAGGCCATCCGCGCGGAGAACTCCGCCGGTAACACCGCGGCTCCGCAATTGGCCGAAGCGGTCGGCACCGACATGATGGGCGGTACGTTCGGAGCGATACTGCTGGCCATCATCGCAGCGGCGGCTTTCGCCGCCATCCTGTCGACGGTGGCGGGATTGACCATCGCGTCGTCGTCCTCGCTGGCGCACGACTTCTACAACAGCGTGCTCAAGCGCGGACAGGCCACCGAAGGCCAAGAAGTCCGCTTCGCCCGTGTCGCGGCGTTCGGCGTCGGAGCCGTCGCCATCGTTCTGGCGATCTTCGCTCAAAACCTGAACGTCGCATTCCTGGTGGCCTTGGCATTCGCCATCGCGGCATCGGCCAATCTGCCGACCTTGCTGTTGTCTATCTTCTGGAAACGCTTCAACACCTCGGGAGCGACGTGGGGCATCTACGGCGGGCTGCTGTCGGCTGTCGTCCTGGTGTTCTTCTCCTCCACCGTGTCGGGAACGCCAAGCTCGCTCTTCGGCGACGGGGTCGACTTTGCCTGGTTCCCCATCACCAACCCCGCCTTGTTCTCCGTACCGGCCGGATTCCTCTTCGCGGTACTCGGAACATTGATGTCCAAGGAATCGGACCCCGACCGTTTCGCGGTATTGCAGGTACGGGCGTTCACCGGGGCCGGGGCCGCCGGAACGGAGAAGGAATAGCCTCGATTGGACCGAACCCCGTTGAGCGCTCACAATTCGAGTCCAATGACTCGTAACGGGGTTCCGACGTTTCCGGTCGCCACGGACCTTCCACCTTGGCGACCGGAAACCTTCGGATTGACGGCATAGACATGATTTGCCGGTTTCCCCATAATGAAGTCATGAGCGACACCGAAACCGGCGACCCCACCTACGAAACCCTTCCACCACACCAGAAATCCCACCAGCGCGAATTGCATGCACGACTCCGTCGACGTCGTGACACCGCTATCGCCGCCGTCACCGGAATCGTTCTCACAGTCTCCGGAACGCTTTTCGCAGCCTATGCTGACACAGACTCTGATGACTCCCTCGACACAGGAGAGGAACCCATCGACCTCACTGCAGATTTCGCCGAATTCGACCCGCAGGAAGTAGGAGGCGAATGGCACGCGGTCGAGGTTGCCGACGCATCGCTCTGGATGCCACTCGTATCAGGACGAAACTGGCGCTCCCAACCGTCAAACGGCTCCGATATATTGACCTACTCCGGCAAGGGCGGCACGAACATGATTGATGCATCTACAACGTCCGGATCGATCTTTTGCGAAGACGACGCAATTAAACAACCCTACGACCCAATGGACTTTGAACAATGGTGGGATCACACCGCACTATCAATCGATGCGACCCTCGATTACCTGGACGGAACCATACTCTCCGAACCCGAAGCGAACGCATACACCATCGATGGGTTTGACGCTGTCACCTACGAGTACACTGTGGAATGGCAGAAATCCACCGACCGAGAAAAGCTGCGTGAAGGGCCCGAAGCGGCATTGATCGACTTTGAACACTTCAGTTATTACGGAGAGCTCTATATCGACCTCGGATCGGATGACATCGTCACATGTTCCTATACCGTCGTCACTCCCGAACAAGACCCGCCGGTATTCGAGTTTCTTCAGTCGACCTTGCGCCACATCCGTGTCACGACAGACGGTTAAATCTCTACCTCATGACACGTGAGGAATCTTCATGAATCCGCCCCTGGGGCGGTGGGCGGAATCAAATCGTCGCAGCCGGAGCAACGCAAGCGGTCGTTCGTTCCGCGCATTGGTCAAATATACGACACTCAAATATTGGTGATGCTGTCAAGCTCAGCTAATCAAGCTCGCAATTTCCTACAATTGCACCTCTTCCAGGGATTCCAATCGGCGCCATCACCTCTCCATTGTTAAAGTCTTCGCCGTATCGCAGACCGCCATATTGGTAACGAAACGATAAACTATTGGCATGGATCGAATTTCAGCCAACCACCCCACCGCATCCCATAGCAGCGAACAGAAAGCCGCTCTGAACGCTAGAGATCCCAAGGGTCGCCGTCGCCTGTTCGGCGAACCTTTGAGTTTCACCGCATGCCACGAAGGCGAATCCACAATCGTACCGGAACACGTCGCTGCAGCCTGGTGCGCACTCTGAGCACAACACCAACGGCTATACAGTCGCAGAACCGAACTGTCCACCGACTTGAATGAAATAGAACGGCAATGAATACTTCACTCTCCCCCCACCAGCAACGTACAGTCCACATCATCGCCTCAGACGGCCGCACCCGACACAGCCTCACCGGGTTCATCATTGCCCCCGGCTTGGTTTTGACATGCGCGCATGACATCGTCGACGCAGTCGACCTCACAGTCCGAACCGGCAACAACCGGCAACAACCGCTCCCGGCTCACCTATCGTGGACGCCCGCCGAGTCAGACGAGTTGGACGTAGCAGTTCTGGAGGTACCTGACTTGGAGGAACCCGTACAGACCCACCTGGCTTGGGGTTCGATACAGGGATTCACGACCGAACTCAACGCAACGGGGTTCGGTTACCCCACAACCAATCGCGACCCCGACGACCTCACCGCCACGGGTTTTCACCTCACCCACTTGAACGGAACGATCCTGCCCGGGGAAGGTGTAGAACGCAATCGCCTGGTTTTCCGCTTCGCCCCCGGCCAAGTCGATGACGACCGAACGTGGCGAGGCGTTTCCGGTATGTCGCTGTTCAACGACAACGGCCGCCTACTTGGTCTCGTGTCACAAAAAAGATCAGGGTGGCGCAATCGCTGGGATCTCGTCTCCGCCTCCTCCATCAGCGCGGCACTCCAGAACGACTCAACAATCTCACCACAAGTCTTGCAAGCAATCCCGACCCGCGCAGTCGAACCGCCCGACCAACTGATCGAACCGGCCTATATTACCCAGTGGGGCCGGATGAACGACATCAGACGGTTGAAGGCACGATTCGGCCAAGTCGATTTTGTAGGCGAAGCGCACCACTCGCACCTAGAACGCCTCCTGGAATGGTGCCGCAGTGACGAGGACCAATGCTCAGTCACCGTCATCACAGGTCACGCTGGTTCAGGTAAAACCCGCCTGGCCGCCGAACTGTGCTCCACTCTTCTACAGGACACTGGTACCCCGTGGCAAGCCGGCTTTGCCCGAACAGCCCCCAATCTCCCTTGGAACAACTTCCTACCCGACCGCCCGACCCTATTGGTATTCGACTACAGCGAACGGCACATCGTTCGCGACTACATTTCCCACTGGATCACCCACCTCGACCAGGAAGGAAATGCCTGCCCCAAAATTCGCATCGTACTGATCAACCGCAATACTGGACCGTGGCTGACTCGAATCGACGATCAAACCGACGGGCTTCTCAGCGAACTGAAACGCAGCGGCCTGAAACTCGACCTCCACATCCACATCGATGATTCAAACTTTGGCCCCATACAACGCTCCAGGCACGCCGAAACAGCCTACCTATCATTTCGCAATGAGCCCTATGCGAACTCAGACGACCTGGAACTTCTCCTTGAATTCGTATCGAAGGCCGACATCGACTCGCCACTTATGATTCACATTGCGGCCCTCTTGGTCGCCAGCGGCGAACCCCTCCCCGGCCATCCCGAGAACAATAATCCACAAGGAGACTCACCGGTCCAGAACCAACTGTTGGAACATCTCCTCAACCGCGAACGCCGTCTGCGGTGGAACGAATACGCGGCACTGTCCCTCACCGATCAACCTCCGGCCGAAAGCGACGACACTCTACACGCGATTTGCATCGCCAACTTCACCACCCCTACGTGCCAGGAATTGGAGGACCTTCTGACCGCCTCGCCACTGTGGTCCGATGACGGGACAACTGCGGCCGACCGCCGTGAAGCGGCCAAGGCGATCCATGATCTATATCCGGGCCCCGATCGTATTGACGATGACGGTCAGAGTGTCCCTACGATCGCGGCCTTGGAACCGGATCTGATTTCGGAATACCTCGTGACCAAGATCGGTAAATCCGACCTCGATGAGATTTCCACCCGCCTTCACGACCATAACCTCCTTGCCCAGCACCACGATCGAATGCTCCATCTGACCGCCCTGATATCCGATCATTACCCCGACACCAGCAAGGCCCTTGACAACGTCGTCGAACGATTTCTACTCCAACCGACAGAGGACGACGAATCACTTGACGCTTCGGCGCCACAGATTCTCGCGACTCAATTGGAAAAGTTGGTTCACATCGCCGTATCCCGAGCTACACATTCGGAGGACCGAGCCACCTCTAATCTAATAGCACTTTCCCTTCGTCGATACGACAACGTCCCGGAGGTATTGGACGCCGCCGCGCGACTCGACGCCGATATCTGGCCATCACATTCACCGAACCGGCAAGTTACCGAGCTAAGCGTCTTGATCCAAACCCTAAAGCTGCGCCGTAGAACCCCGCTTGGCTTCACGCCGAGAACCGTAGGCCAAATCAGGGAGGCGGCCCCGCCGCTCCATCGCATGAAACGTTCGGAAATGGCAAAAACTCTCATGGAATGTACCAATGCATTTTTCACATGGACTTCGGAAACAGCCTTGACCTACCACAACCTGGGAATCGGCCTTTCTGAATTGAGACGATACAGTGATGCACTTATCTATTTCGAATACGCTTTGGTCATAATTGAAAGACTGACCGAGTCCAGCTCTGTTGACCACCATCCCAACCTTGCCGCGATTCTGGGAAGTATAGGGTCGAGCCTGCACGATCTGGAGCGGGATGACGAAGCTCTCGAATACTTGCTACAGGCTGTAAAGATGTCTCGGAACTTGGATATGTCCTCTTCGGACGTGCTCATCACTTTGGCAATGAATCTAAGGAATCTTGGACTCGTGCTTTGCTACATGAAGCGCAGTGACGAAGCGCTGCCTTATCTTGAAGAATCAGTGCAGATTCGTGAAGGACTGGTGTACAACATCGCACCACACTATCCGGACCGCGACCAGCATTTGGATAAACTCATTACCAGCTTGAGCACCTTGGGAACAGCACTTTCCGATCTAGGGCGGCATGGCGAAGCCCTTGCACATCAACAACGAGCACTGGAGCTGAGTGATTGGCTGGAACGGAGTAGCCCCACATACTCCCCTGAACGAGCTCACCTACTTATTGATATTGGCAATACCGTATATACAATGGGACGGTATGAAGAGGCATTGTCGTATTACCGACAGGCAGAACAAGTGAGTTCTAATGTAGCTCAAAACGACTTTGCTTTTATACCGCTTCAGGCCAAAAGCCTGAACAATATCGCTGCGGCCCTGGGAGAACTAGAACGAGGAGACGAAGCGATTAATCACCTCAAACGAACTCTTCAACTCTACAAAGGTGTATCGAAGATAATCCCATTCTATCAAGTCGAGACCGCAAAGAGCCTGCACAATATGGGAATTGAATTCAAAATGCAAGATGACCGTAGGAAGGCGGTTCCATACCTGAAACGAGCGGTCAAGATTCGTGAGAAATTGGCGCAAAGTAATCCAATTTATCTTCGAGAGCTGTCATACAGTCTGTATTTGCTGTCGGACGTACTTACCGAGCTACGAAAACCAATTCAAGCGTGGCGCTACCAAAAACGACTTCATGAAATATGCGTACGCATCGTTAGACATGATTCAGATCGATAGAATCGTCGGTCCTTGGACTACCCTGAACTCCGGTAGAATGGAGACCACTTGCTTCCCGGCTACTTTCCATGGCATTCCGATATTCTAAGCCCTGACCTACCGTGCAAATTGACTGGCGCGGAGACATCACAGTAAAGAGAACACCTGCCGGTCAAGATAGACGGCGACCTCCACCCACATCTCCGTCTCGCCGAGACCGAAATGTTCCTCAGCCGCATCGTCTACACTGACGTCGTCCACAATGACAGCCTCATAAAAGCCCCGGAAAGAATCATCGAACACCTCTTTGAGGTAATAAACCGCCAGTTGCGACACACCCCGAACCCCGTCGTTCGCCCCTGGCGCGTGGTTTAGTTCGAATTCCACTCCCTCGGTGATGTCGTTTCCGTCGACGTATCGTCGGGTGATTTGTGGTTCGTGGAGGAACCTAGAACCGTGGATGACGTTTTCTGCGAGCCCTTCGTATAGCCATGTCCTGTTGCTGGGGATGAAGTCTGGCCAATCGTTTAGGTCGAAGTGTTTTCCCTTCAGGAAGGTAGCGTGGGTCATCTGGTGACTGAGGATGCGTATCATTTCACTGGCGTCGGTGATGGCTTCGACGTTGACGACGACGGACCAGATATCAGTACGACCTCCGTCACCGCTGGGGCGCTCTGCGTAGGAGGGGACGATGAACGCCTTTTCGTCTTCGGTGGTTTTCCATCCGCCCGTATACCAGGAGTTAAAGGTGTTCGTGTCGGCGAGGTAGATCATTTTTGCCGGCCCGGTGTTTTGGAACGCGTGCTGGCGTATCCGTTCAACTGTGTCATCGACGACGCCGCTGTATTCGGACGGTTCGAATTGGGATTCTCGGTCGGCTGCGACCATGGCGCCGTGTTGGAATGCGACGTTGAGATTCGATTCTTCCCAGGGAGTTGGGCGTAGGGGCGATTCTTCGGTCTGCTCGGCGTTGTCGAAGGTCGTGAGAGCAATGTCTTTGTCACTGATGACCCATTCGGTGTCGAATTCGGCTTGCGTTTTCGGGCACGGTCGTGATCCGATGCAGATTTCGACGTGCAGTGTTCCTTTGTATCGCGGCAATGAAGAATAGGTTGGCTGTAGGTCGTCGAGATAGAGTTTCGAGTACGCAGGTTGGAATCTGGTGAGGTTAGCGAAAACCCTGCTGTACAACGTGAACTCCTCTGATTCCGTGTCTCCGTGAAAGACCGACTCCCAGGTGTTTTGGTTACCGGATTCCAGCGCTTCTTCCAGGTCAACCAGTTTTTGCCCGAGTCGTATGCAGAGTCGTTCGTTCAGGAGACATTCGTTGCTTGGGGCCAGCGAGTCTTCATAGAAGTCGGGGCCGTTCATAGCATAGGGGTCGCCTCCGTAGACCCAGGTGTTTTCGGGGTTCATCACTTCGTTCCATCGATCGTCGCGATCGGGTTCGTCTCCTATGGAGAACGGTGAAAGGAAGACGCCTACGGTTGCCACCACCGAAATCACCAGCGTGCCCACCAGTTTTGCGGTCAGGCCCAAGTGGTCCCGTATTCGTCCCGTTGAGGTCTTCGTTCGTGTCATTCGGTCAGTTCACACCACTTTCCCCGAAGGTTTGAGGTTCAATGGAGGCACGGTTCTTCTCCAGGGTACGCAATGATGTCGAACGGTCAATTCCTTGTTGTATCCAACGAACTTGGTAGGTGGTTGTTCGGCCGTTGAAGGCCCACAATCCCGACGCACCGCAATGTCCTTCTCTTGTGCGGCTGGAGTCGGTGCTCAATAGGAGCCCGTGTTTGCAGGCCGTCTATCCACGAGCGCACCCATCGAAGCCCCGATAGAGGTGTGCGTCACTGTCGATTGACAGACCACTAGTCAGTGATACTATGTACTAGTAGATAGTAATGCTAAGTACCTATAGGAGGTGGTCCGTGGGTAGGCAGATGACCGCGATGCTCAAGGGCACGTTGGAGGGCATCGTCCTCGCAACCCTTGCCGGAGGTTCCGCGTACGGCTACGAGATCACGGCTCGGTTGCGCGACCAGGGCTTTACCGACACCGCCGAAGGCACCGTCTACGCGCTGCTGGTCAGGATCGAGAAAAAAGATCTGGTGGATGTGGAGAAGGTTCCCTCCGAAAAGGGGCCACCGCGCAAGGTGTACTCGCTCAACGAGCAAGGACAGCAATACCTCGACGAGTTCTGGACAAACTGGAACTTCCTCGCAGAACGAATTGAACGGCTCTGCGACGAAAGGAACTAATCATGGCCGCTAAATGGATCGAACAGAAGAAGCGCTACCGCAAGTACAAGGCGCGCATCAAGGAACTCCCCGAGAACTACCGGTCCTCGATCGAGGCATTGGAACGTTATCTGCTGATTTTCGGCCCCGGGCAGGGCGACAGCGTGGTGGTGATGTTGGAAGATCTCGCCGGGCTCTTTGAGGAAAGCGCGGCGGATCAGCTTCCACTACGCGAGATCGTGGGCGACGATCCCGTGGAGTTCACCGAGACGTTTTTGCAGAACTACCCGGAGGGGCAGTGGATCAAGCGCGAAAGGGATCGACTGATCACGACCATCGACCGCGCTGCGGGCGATCGGTCCTAGGAAAGCAGGGAATCAATGACGACTCGACAGTCCGATCGCCCCGCCATCCGTGTGCGGGGTTTGGAGAAATCGTATAAGGACCTCGCCGTGCTGCGTGGAGTCGACTTCGACGTGGCGCGTGGCAGCATCTTCGCGCTGCTCGGTTCGAACGGGGCCGGTAAGACGACGGCGGTGAAGATCCTGTCGACACTTCTGACCGCCGACGCGGGGACGGCCACCGTCAACGGCCTCGACGTCGCCGACCAAGCGGCCGAGGTTCGTGAGGCCGTCAGCCTGACCGGGCAGTTCGCGGCCGTCGATGAGGTCTTGACCGGGCGGGAAAACCTCATCATGGTGGCCAGGTTGCGCCATCTCGACAACCCGCGTTCCATCGCCGACGACCTGCTTGAGCGCTTTGGTCTCACCGACGCGGGCGGGCGAACGGTGGCGACCTATTCGGGCGGCATGCGCCGTCGGCTGGACATCGCCATGAGCCTGATCGGCAGTCCGCCGGTCATCTTTCTCGACGAACCGACCACCGGACTCGACCCGCAGTCGCGTATCGAGGTCTGGGAGGCGGTCAAGCAGCTCGCCGAGCAAGGCACGACGGTCCTGTTGACCACTCAATACCTCGATGAGGCCGAACACCTCGCCGACCGCATCGCGATCCTCCACGAAGGCCGCGTCATCGTCGACGGCACTCTCGCCGAACTCAAGCGTTTGCTGCCTCCCGCACAGGTCGAATACGTCGAAAAGCAGCCGAGTTTGGAAGACGTCTTCCTGTCCCTGGTCGGTGAACCCAACCGGGATCGCCAGGACGACGCGAACCGTAAGGAGTTACCGTGACCAAGCACTTCTTCAGTGATACTGCAGTCCTTTTGGGACGGTCGCTGCGTCACATTACCCGCAGTATGGACACCGTCATCACCACCGCTGTCATGCCGATCGCCTTCCTCCTACTGTTCGTGTACGTCTTCGGCGGTGCGATCGAGACCGGTTCAGAGTCCTACGTGGACTATCTGTTGCCGGGAATTCTGCTCATCACGGTCGCCTCCGGCATTGCCTACACCGCATTCCGGCTCTACACCGACCTACAAGGAGGGATCTTCGAGCGCTTCCAGTCGATGCCCATCGCACGGTCCGCCGTCCTGTGGGCACACGTGTTGACGTCACTGCTGGCCAATCTGATCTCGGTGGCACTCGTCGTGCTCGTCGCCCTGCTCATGGGCTTCCGCTCCGGGGCGGGCGTCACCGCGTGGCTTGCCGTGGGCGGCATGCTGGTTCTGTTCACTCTGGCGTTGACCTGGATCGCCGTGATCGCCGGACTGTCGGCGAAGTCAACCGACGGCGCGACGGCGTTCTCCTACCCGCTCATTTTCCTACCGTTCGTCAGCTCGGCGTTCGTACCCACCGACACCATGCCCGGACCGGTGCGCGCGTTCGCCGAACACCAACCGGTGACGTCCATTGTCAATGCGATCCGGAATCTGTTCGCACAGCAGCCGGTCGGCAACGACGCATGGGTCGCCGTCGCCTGGTGCGTGGGAATCCCGGCCGTCGCCTACGTCTTCGCCGTGGCCGCCTACCGCCGCAGGATCTCTTGATTCGGGAGGTTCAGCGTCCGAATGCGATGCCAGGCTCGACCTGAACTCTCCTTCGCCTCCCGACTCGGCCCCTAGCCCGAATTCGTCGTTCGCCTCCAGGGTTCCGCCTCCGCCCTCGGGGCGAGCGACGTCTGTGCCATGAATTACAATCAAGCCGTGTTTACGAAGAAGTTTCAACACTCCCGGCAGGTACCCCAGCTGTGGAAACTTCTCCAGCAACTCAACTCGGCACTCGCCCACGGACTCAACGACAGCGCGGCCCGCTTCCTCGGGCGCTCGCTGCAGGCCGACGCTCTCGCCCTCACCGACTACACACAACTCCAGGGCCTCTGGGGCGACATTCCCGTCGACGTCGTCGATCGTCTACGCCACCGGTGCTTGAGCGAGCTCTCCCCCGTGACCCACGAATCGCATTGCGCCGCCCCCATCGTCCACAATGACGCGCTCCTGGGGTGCGTCATCGCCCGGGGACCGGTCACCACCACCAGCGTGGTGGCCGCCGCCGACCTGGTCGCCACTCGACTGGACCATCTGGAACTCGCCCGCGCCCGCCACACCATTGCGGCGGCCAACCTCCGCACTCTACGCGCCGAAATCTCCCCGCATTTCCTCCACAACACCCTGTCGACCATCATCGGCAACATCCCCACCGACCCCGAACGGGCCCGCGACCTCCTCACCTCCTTCAGCGACTATCTGCGCTACTCCTTCGCCGCCAAGGGAAACCTCGCCACCATCGGCGAGGAGCTGGAAGCGGTGGAAATGTACGTCGAACTACAGCAGGCCCGATTCGGCGAGCGCCTCGACTTCCAGTTGCAGTTGGAGCCCGATATTCTTCCGGTCCCGATTCCGTTCTTGGTGGTGCAACCGTTGGTGGAGAACGCGATTCGCCATGGCCTGGAATCCGGTTCGGTTCCGGGCACGGTGGTGGTGCGTGGTCTGGGGCAGGGGCCGGTGTGTTGTGTTGAGGTGGAGGACGACGGCGTCGGGATGGATCCTGTGGCCGCGGAGCGGATTTTGGCCGACGGTCCCGAAGCGGGCCGGGGTATTGGTTTGGCGAATGTGGATGAGCGTTTGCGGTCGACGTACGGTCCGGAGTTCGGTTTGGTGGTGGAGACGGCCGTGGGTGAGGGTGTGAAGGCGACGGTGCGTCTGCCTCGTTTTCCGCGTGGTTTTGAGGCTGCGGAGTGGTCGGTCGGTGTCTAGGGTGGGGCGTTTGCGTTGTCTGGTGGTTGAGGACGAGTCCGCGACGCGGCGGGATTTGTTGGTGCAGTTGAAGAAGGTTGCTCCGTCGTGTGAGGTGTCCGAGGCGGCGACGGGGGACGCGGCGGTGCGTCTGATCGCTTCGGGCCGGTTTGACGCGGTGTTTTTGGATGTGGCGTTGCCGGGTGTGAGTGGCATGGATTTGGCGCGGGTGTTGGCGCGTTTGGAGTCTCCTCCCGCGATCGTGTTCGTTACGGCCTATGACTTGTATGCGGTGGACGCGTTTGGTCTGG
It encodes the following:
- a CDS encoding solute symporter family protein, which translates into the protein MTELAQESTGRGLTVVLFLLMVSATLVITVWAGRQTKTATDFHSGGRQFKPWQNGMAIGSDYMSAASFLGIAGTIALFGYDGFLYSIGFLVAWLIALLAVAELLRNSGRFTMADVVSYRMRQRPVRTAAAVSTLGVSVFYLLAQMVGAGALIALLLGLRDDQTFLGMDGDTAANVAIVVVGLLMVVYVTFGGMKGTTWVQIVKAGVLMGGAILLALLVMVHYGFNFNNLLGDASAASGHGSAFLEPGLRYGTEVAGDAVQTMWNKLDLLSLGLALVLGTAGLPHILIRFYTVPDAKAARKSVNWGIGIIGSFYLITLILGFGAAAIVGSEAIRAENSAGNTAAPQLAEAVGTDMMGGTFGAILLAIIAAAAFAAILSTVAGLTIASSSSLAHDFYNSVLKRGQATEGQEVRFARVAAFGVGAVAIVLAIFAQNLNVAFLVALAFAIAASANLPTLLLSIFWKRFNTSGATWGIYGGLLSAVVLVFFSSTVSGTPSSLFGDGVDFAWFPITNPALFSVPAGFLFAVLGTLMSKESDPDRFAVLQVRAFTGAGAAGTEKE
- a CDS encoding tetratricopeptide repeat protein; the protein is MNTSLSPHQQRTVHIIASDGRTRHSLTGFIIAPGLVLTCAHDIVDAVDLTVRTGNNRQQPLPAHLSWTPAESDELDVAVLEVPDLEEPVQTHLAWGSIQGFTTELNATGFGYPTTNRDPDDLTATGFHLTHLNGTILPGEGVERNRLVFRFAPGQVDDDRTWRGVSGMSLFNDNGRLLGLVSQKRSGWRNRWDLVSASSISAALQNDSTISPQVLQAIPTRAVEPPDQLIEPAYITQWGRMNDIRRLKARFGQVDFVGEAHHSHLERLLEWCRSDEDQCSVTVITGHAGSGKTRLAAELCSTLLQDTGTPWQAGFARTAPNLPWNNFLPDRPTLLVFDYSERHIVRDYISHWITHLDQEGNACPKIRIVLINRNTGPWLTRIDDQTDGLLSELKRSGLKLDLHIHIDDSNFGPIQRSRHAETAYLSFRNEPYANSDDLELLLEFVSKADIDSPLMIHIAALLVASGEPLPGHPENNNPQGDSPVQNQLLEHLLNRERRLRWNEYAALSLTDQPPAESDDTLHAICIANFTTPTCQELEDLLTASPLWSDDGTTAADRREAAKAIHDLYPGPDRIDDDGQSVPTIAALEPDLISEYLVTKIGKSDLDEISTRLHDHNLLAQHHDRMLHLTALISDHYPDTSKALDNVVERFLLQPTEDDESLDASAPQILATQLEKLVHIAVSRATHSEDRATSNLIALSLRRYDNVPEVLDAAARLDADIWPSHSPNRQVTELSVLIQTLKLRRRTPLGFTPRTVGQIREAAPPLHRMKRSEMAKTLMECTNAFFTWTSETALTYHNLGIGLSELRRYSDALIYFEYALVIIERLTESSSVDHHPNLAAILGSIGSSLHDLERDDEALEYLLQAVKMSRNLDMSSSDVLITLAMNLRNLGLVLCYMKRSDEALPYLEESVQIREGLVYNIAPHYPDRDQHLDKLITSLSTLGTALSDLGRHGEALAHQQRALELSDWLERSSPTYSPERAHLLIDIGNTVYTMGRYEEALSYYRQAEQVSSNVAQNDFAFIPLQAKSLNNIAAALGELERGDEAINHLKRTLQLYKGVSKIIPFYQVETAKSLHNMGIEFKMQDDRRKAVPYLKRAVKIREKLAQSNPIYLRELSYSLYLLSDVLTELRKPIQAWRYQKRLHEICVRIVRHDSDR
- a CDS encoding helix-turn-helix transcriptional regulator, translating into MGRQMTAMLKGTLEGIVLATLAGGSAYGYEITARLRDQGFTDTAEGTVYALLVRIEKKDLVDVEKVPSEKGPPRKVYSLNEQGQQYLDEFWTNWNFLAERIERLCDERN
- a CDS encoding DUF1048 domain-containing protein, yielding MAAKWIEQKKRYRKYKARIKELPENYRSSIEALERYLLIFGPGQGDSVVVMLEDLAGLFEESAADQLPLREIVGDDPVEFTETFLQNYPEGQWIKRERDRLITTIDRAAGDRS
- a CDS encoding ABC transporter ATP-binding protein; this translates as MTTRQSDRPAIRVRGLEKSYKDLAVLRGVDFDVARGSIFALLGSNGAGKTTAVKILSTLLTADAGTATVNGLDVADQAAEVREAVSLTGQFAAVDEVLTGRENLIMVARLRHLDNPRSIADDLLERFGLTDAGGRTVATYSGGMRRRLDIAMSLIGSPPVIFLDEPTTGLDPQSRIEVWEAVKQLAEQGTTVLLTTQYLDEAEHLADRIAILHEGRVIVDGTLAELKRLLPPAQVEYVEKQPSLEDVFLSLVGEPNRDRQDDANRKELP
- a CDS encoding ABC transporter permease, whose product is MTKHFFSDTAVLLGRSLRHITRSMDTVITTAVMPIAFLLLFVYVFGGAIETGSESYVDYLLPGILLITVASGIAYTAFRLYTDLQGGIFERFQSMPIARSAVLWAHVLTSLLANLISVALVVLVALLMGFRSGAGVTAWLAVGGMLVLFTLALTWIAVIAGLSAKSTDGATAFSYPLIFLPFVSSAFVPTDTMPGPVRAFAEHQPVTSIVNAIRNLFAQQPVGNDAWVAVAWCVGIPAVAYVFAVAAYRRRIS
- a CDS encoding sensor histidine kinase codes for the protein MFTKKFQHSRQVPQLWKLLQQLNSALAHGLNDSAARFLGRSLQADALALTDYTQLQGLWGDIPVDVVDRLRHRCLSELSPVTHESHCAAPIVHNDALLGCVIARGPVTTTSVVAAADLVATRLDHLELARARHTIAAANLRTLRAEISPHFLHNTLSTIIGNIPTDPERARDLLTSFSDYLRYSFAAKGNLATIGEELEAVEMYVELQQARFGERLDFQLQLEPDILPVPIPFLVVQPLVENAIRHGLESGSVPGTVVVRGLGQGPVCCVEVEDDGVGMDPVAAERILADGPEAGRGIGLANVDERLRSTYGPEFGLVVETAVGEGVKATVRLPRFPRGFEAAEWSVGV